The proteins below are encoded in one region of Helianthus annuus cultivar XRQ/B chromosome 2, HanXRQr2.0-SUNRISE, whole genome shotgun sequence:
- the LOC110911942 gene encoding 3-beta-hydroxylase has translation MVFIFPLFILLAVILPTWYLISPSKTLKKQPPSPVKLPIIGNLHQLGASPHRSLQALAKIHGPLMLLHFGRVPVLVASSADASKEIMKTHDLIFANRAKSSVPSILSYNARDIAFADYGEYWRQIKSIAVLQLLSQKRVQSFRRMREEETDILVERIKEISCSSSSPVVNLSELIMSLTNAVICRAALGRKHGGEKFKELFAHFVELLGVFSVGDYLPWLSWVDRLNGYDVRAVKIAAEFDAFLEGVIEEHVERKKRASGGGNGGGDGDEEEEKDFVDILLEIENQKDASFVLDRDAVKALILDVFTGGTDSTYATLEWELSELIRNPHAMKKLQEEVREVAKGKPKITEDDLDQMHYLKAVVKETFRMHMPLPLLVPRESTSDVKVMGYNISSGTQVIINAWAVGRDPSLWDNPDEFRPERFLDSSVDYRGFNFELTPFGAGRRKCPGIQFAMNVNELVIASLVHKFDFGLPDGQKGEDLDMSETTGITIHKKLPLLVVATPYK, from the exons ATGGTGTTTATCTTTCCCTTATTCATTTTGTTAGCTGTCATTCTTCCAACATGGTATTTAATATCaccttcaaaaaccctaaaaaaacaaCCACCTTCTCCGGTGAAGCTTCCAATCATCGGAAACCTCCACCAACTAGGTGCAAGCCCACACCGGTCTCTCCAAGCTTTAGCCAAGATTCATGGTCCTCTCATGCTGCTTCATTTTGGCCGTGTGCCGGTTCTTGTTGCCTCTTCTGCTGATGCATCTAAAGAAATCATGAAAACTCATGATTTAATCTTTGCAAATCGCGCGAAATCAAGCGTCCCAAGCATACTTTCTTACAATGCTAGGGACATTGCATTTGCAGATTATGGAGAGTATTGGAGACAGATTAAAAGCATTGCTGTTCTCCAACTTCTAAGCCAAAAAAGAGTTCAATCGTTTCGTCGAATGAGAGAAGAAGAGACGGATATTCTTGTTGAGAGGATCAAGGAGATtagttgttcttcttcttctccggTTGTTAATTTAAGTGAGTTAATAATGTCTTTGACAAATGCTGTGATTTGTAGGGCGGCATTGGGTAGGAAGCATGGTGGTGAGAAGTTTAAAGAGTTGTTTGCTCACTTTGTTGAGTTACTTGGTGTTTTTAGCGTTGGCGATTACCTCCCATGGTTGTCGTGGGTAGATCGTTTAAACGGATATGATGTTAGAGCGGTGAAAATTGCTGCAGAGTTTGATGCGTTTCTTGAAGGCGTTATTGAGGAGCATGTTGAACGGAAAAAAAGAGCATCGGGTGGTGGCaacggtggtggtgatggtgatgaggAGGAGGAGAAAGATTTTGTGGACATTTTACTTGAAATCGAGAACCAAAAGGATGCGAGTTTTGTTCTTGATCGAGATGCCGTTAAAGCTCTTATCCTG GATGTGTTCACTGGTGGGACTGATTCAACTTATGCAACTCTAGAGTGGGAACTCAGTGAGTTGATACGAAACCCACACGCAATGAAAAAACTGCAAGAAGAAGTACGAGAAGTAGCCAAAGGAAAACCAAAGATCACCGAGGACGACTTAGATCAAATGCACTATTTAAAAGCCGTTGTAAAAGAAACTTTCCGAATGCACATGCCACTCCCACTGCTTGTTCCTCGTGAATCAACCAGTGATGTTAAAGTAATGGGATACAATATTTCATCTGGGACACAAGTTATCATCAACGCATGGGCTGTTGGGCGAGACCCGTCTTTATGGGACAACCCTGACGAGTTTCGTCCCGAAAGGTTTTTGGATAGTTCTGTTGATTATAGAGGGTTTAATTTTGAGTTGACACCGTTTGGCGCAGGCCGAAGGAAATGCCCTGGAATCCAGTTTGCAATGAATGTTAATGAGCTTGTGATAGCTAGTTTGGTTCATAAGTTTGATTTTGGGTTACCAGATGGCCAAAAAGGGGAAGATCTAGACATGAGTGAGACTACTGGGATCACAATTCATAAGAAATTACCTTTACTAGTGGTGGCAACTCCATATAAGTGA
- the LOC110911949 gene encoding uncharacterized protein LOC110911949, whose amino-acid sequence MAHNNKQMDLNSTEEANIEMRRSFSWDGAFFTSDGFLDAEELTSVIEGSGDEVNHQLQKIEGIESLEAKLFEEIEASTRASNPTCPCGQWCWVPSSCGNFFNKMRKGKVNTAHCLRFPGDCRKWLLGLITELLRHMITFYE is encoded by the exons ATGGCACACAACAATAAACAAATGGACTTAAACTCAACAGAAGAAGCCAACATCGAAATGCGCAGAAGTTTTTCATGGGATGGAGCTTTTTTCACCAGCGATG GTTTTCTCGACGCTGAGGAGTTGACAAGCGTGATCGAAGGAAGTGGCGATGAAGTAAACCACCAGTTACAAAAGATTGAAGGGATTGAAAGTCTGGAGGCTAAATTGTTTGAAGAAATTGAAGCTTCAACTCGAGCATCTAAT CCAACTTGTCCTTGTGGGCAGTGGTGTTGGGTACCTTCATCTTGTGGAAACTTTT TCAATAAGATGAGGAAAGGAAAGGTGAACACTGCCCACTGCCTCCGTTTCCCTGGCGACTG CAGGAAGTGGTTATTGGGCCTAATAACCGAGCTGTTACGTCACATGATAACTTTCTACGAGTGA